The following DNA comes from Leishmania braziliensis MHOM/BR/75/M2904 complete genome, chromosome 13.
GAGTGGGCTAAAAAATGgatcgcgcagcgcctccacagcgGTAGGCCGCTTTCTGGGATCAAAGGAAAGCAGCTTGGCAATCAAGATGCCGAGACTAACGGGAATGTCAGCGCTGGAGCCAAAGAGGGTGGTGTGGAACATGGCCTGTGACTGCACCTGGTTGCGCAGTGTTCGCGGTTCCCATCTTCCGGCAGTGTTGTGAAAAAGAATGTCGCAGATAAAGTGCttgccctcctcgccacccTCGAAAAGCGTGGCGACCTGCTCCGGGGTCTGCGGCACGTCGCGTAGCCCCGGAGTCTCCAGAATCAACGTCAGCTGGGAAAGGTAGTTTGCACCGGCAAACAAAGGGCGGCGTAGCAGCATCTCGGCTAGGATACAACCGGCAGACCACATGTCGATTGCGTGGTTGTAGCGCCCCATTACGAGCAGTTCGGGTGCTCGGTAGTAACGCGTGACAACATAGTCGGTGAGGCTGTAGAGCGGGGGTTGCTTGGCCACGTGAGAAGCGCATGATGTACTACGGGCAGCGGAAGATGACCAACAGAATCGACCCCAGTCTTCAAGCTCTTCGATGCTTGACTCAGCATCGGCCGCGACCGCCTTGAGAGTGCTTTCATGCAACCAAGCAGGAACACCGCCACGAGAGAGACCAAAGTCGCACAGCTTCATGTCGCAGTTGCCGTTAAGCAAGATATTACACGGCTTCAGGTCACGATGGATGACGCCACTGCTGTGCACGTACACCAGCGCCTTGAAAAGCTGATAGGCGATAAAGCGGAGCTGATTCATCTGAATCTCCTGCGAAGACTTCAGCAGGGCAGCTAGGTCTGTGTCCATGAGGTCAGTCACAATATAGATGTCTTCGAACGTGGCGGACGACGGGGCCCCCGTAGAGACGGGAGGCCGCCCAACTTCCATCAACCGCAGAATGTTCGGATGTCCCTGCAGGTACTTCAGCAACTTCACCTCTCTCAGGATACGGCGCCCGTCCACGAGATCGTCGAAAACCTTCGCCACCTTCTTGATCGCCACAAACGGTGACACCTCCCCATGGGCTAGCACACGGCGCTTAAACGGTTCCGAGTACAAGTGCGGAACGCGCACTGGACTACCACTCGGTGTCTCGCCCAGCACAACACGCGTACGAAAGTATATGGGAGCGTCGTGGCCACGACGTCGTCGCGTAACAATGCGGCCTTCCTCCTCAATGGTGCGCATCGCCTCGTTATAGTAGACGCTGGATGGAACAAGGCGCAGgtccacagcagcgcacaccaAACCATACGTGCCATGCCCAATCGCGCTCAGAACCTCAAAGTGCGGCGCCACATCAAAGGACGAGCCGCAGACGTGATAATGATGGCTGTGCTCGGTGGTGTGGTCGCTTGTTGCTGGTAAATCACTGCTACTGAACAGCAGTCCGTTGCTACGCGCCATCTCGAtgagcgacagcgctgcctcaTTGCACGTAATGTTTAAGCCTGAAAGAATGCCGTCCATCTGCTCCGTTAGGGTTGACTTTTCTTTCTTCGTAGATGCAAGTGGGacaacagagagaaggagcgaagaGTAAGAAAAACGATGgcgccgcgcacacgcagccgaACAGACTCCATACGGTATggctccccccttttccccatGCGCCCATTCTCCGTCATGTAACAGGAATTCAAGCGCCACTGAACCCAGCGTGTCACAGGCTCATCGCGTGATacaaagcagccgtagacgtgcgttacagcaatgctAAATCAGTCATCTGAGCACGACTCCAGACTCGCACTGTACTGATCCACATGCTGCACACGTTGCCTCAGTCTCCTCACCAGCAGGCAGTGAGTGTCGGCTGAGATGCGCTCGAGCCACGTCCACAAGTCGCCTATCTTGTGGGCGGTAAAAGCACGTTCACTATTGCCGATCGTTCTGATACAACACCATCCACAACCTCACTGCTATCAGCAGTGACACATCATCCCAACTTTCCCAAAGAGTGGATACCGGAACCTGACATACCACACATAGGTGGCCGAGATCATCAGGAAGCCGATGAAACTGAAGAAAAGTCGGCAAGGCACACAAGAACCCACTCTACTCTTTATGCATGCAGGTAATCACATGCACCAGCGAAATCACTACACTAATTGCCACCAGCAaccgcagcagaggtggacagagagaggtTGTTTGTGTTACATCCAGTCCCCGTGAGCCACAGCTGCAGTCTCCATAGGTGACGAGACGTCGCGCTGCAGGTTCCAGTCGTGCTTATTATTCTCCCCCCTTTATTTGAAGCCCATTGTATGCTGTGGGGAGAGGGCCAGGAAGGGGCAAGATAGGCGTTGGAGGATAGAGCAgtgtaaaaaaaaaagtgtaGACGGCATTGCTTGGCTTATAGCCCGAGAACACAGAGCCCCTGTCATGTTACATCTTTGACTGCCTCCCATCATCCGCCACTTCGCTATTCTCAACCTTGTGACATCGTAAAGTGGACCCTCGGCCTCTAAAACCGCGGCACGTGCGCCACCTCTAGCGTgcaaaaggaaaggagggtgGCGAATGTAATACTTGCAACGCCTCAGCAACACCGCCGAAGTGCTACGCGCTCATGGTGATTCGGCTGATTATCGCTGTGTTTCCTCTGGTGTCCATacatctttttttttttacttggaggaggaggagggcattGTGAGATTCACAGGGATCAAAGAGAACGAACATGCGTACTGCGTGGTGTGTATGGTTGTGTGTTGAACACTGCACAGCTTACATCACAAGTAAACAAGCAGAAAATAGGAATGCGGCAGAAGAAGGCACGCCGAGAAAGACACGCGTGCAGAAAGCCAGTAAATTTGAAAGAAACAGGTGCTACTAAACATGAGTACTCTAGACACATCGACACACCCCGACCGGCTCATCTCCACATGGCGATGAGAGATACGTGGCACCGACCTGGTTGCTGCAtcaaaaaaaagcaaaaaatGAACAATAAGGCTTCTCTCTGCAGCGGGCTACGGCGCTGCATTGTCTATGTTTCGTTAGGCGCCCGCTCCGCACTCTGCGTGCGGTGGCCTCTGGTTACTCCACCACATCTAGCAGCAGACCCACGCCAGCGATTACCCACTTACGCGATGGCTGCTTGCTCTTGAGGTAGAAACCGACGACAAAGCCAGGGCCGCGGGCCTGCGTCTTATACACGGGGCACTCGTACTGGTCTCGCCGATCAATCTTGCTCAGAGGCAGGGAGCGAACTTGCATGATGGGCATCTTCGGATACAGGTCCTTGAGACGACTATCCTCGATGCAGCCCCCTGTGCCATCCCACCGAGCTCCTTCCATTGACAGTCCGGTCACGTAGCAACCGTCGCGCGCGTTAGACTCGATCTGGTCGGCGGACTTCTTCAGTACATCCACCACAAGCGCCATCTGGTCGAGATCAAAACTGTTAATGATGGAGGTGGTCTGCATGATGGCAGTAAGGAATGACATTGGGTTGAAAAAGAGTGCAATGTTGGTCACCTTCGGCGTCTGCAGATCGGCGTTCCAGCTCACTAGCTGCTCATTGCGCGCCAGGAAGTTCTCCACCCACGAACCGAGCATGCGCTGCGACATGAAGGATACGCGCGCCCACCGCTCCGGCATCTTGTCGAGGTAAATCTGGTCGAACAGCTCCTGCATCGCGGTACTCATCGACAGCGCACCCTTTAGGCCAAGgttcagctcctccagcgacgcACGCAGAGTCTCAATGAGGATATTCAtgcgctcgctctcctgGTAAAACACGTGCTGTTGCGGCGAGCGGTCATCCTCGAGGCGCTCTGAAAGGTCTTGCAAGTTGTGCGGCTCCGGCAAGCGCTCGCGGATCTCGTCGATCTTCTGCTGCACAACCTCCTGCGGGCTCAGCatgtcaccgccgctgtgctTCTTGGGCTGCAGTTCGTTGATGGTCTTGAAGAGGACGTCGGCCTGCATTGTGCGGTAGTTGATCTCAGCGTTGGGGTGCAGTCCgtacagcagcggcgactcAGCCGGAAAGTCGTCGGCAGCCGTTAGCCACTGCATGTACTCCTGGTAACTCGCCGGTGCCGGTACTGCCACACCTGGGGCGAGCTGCAGGCCATCGCAGCAATCTGCGATAATGTAGCTCTGCAGGTACGCCATGCACAGGACGCGATCCCAGTCGTCTGTAATGTGGCCACCGTACATGATCTCGCCAAACACGTAGCGCAGATCCTCCCAGGGCACCTTGGGGCGGTCCTCAATGTAGTTTGCCGCCACCTCCATGCACGTTGTGAGGTCACCGGCGTTGAACGGATAGGCGCGATTCCAGCCCAGAGGGCCAAACTTCTTgcgctccaccaccacggcgTGAAAGAAGCACATAGAGAACATGATGCAGCGGTACTCGGTCGGCTTCGCACTCTTCTCCCAGGGCTCGTCACTGAAGTTGCTCATCGCACGCACGATGTTCTGCCGAATGCCTGTCGGTGGCTCCGAGGTCAGCTTCACCGAGCGCTGTAGAATACCAATAGGGATCACATTCGACGGTTCAGCGCTCAGGAACACGCGGAAGTCCGGGTGCCCCTTCACACCATCAAACTGGATTTCTTCATCCGTCACCACAATCGCATCCTCCTTcagcgctgcggccgcgTTGCCCCTGCCAGTCTCGGAACGCTCCTCGCCATCACCATTCTCTTCGTCCGTCTCCCCCTCGCCACTCTCGTCATGCGAGGGCACGGACTTGCTCTCAGCTGCCTCATCATCGTGCTGCTCGTTGTCATCaccgtctcctgcagcggcgctgcgctcgCCAGCCTTCCGCTCCGCAATCTCTTTGCGAAGCTGCGCAACGCGCGTGTATGTCTCGGCGTACGTGTCGAGACGCCGCTCCAGTGTGCGCAGCCACTTCTCGACAAGGTGAATGTTTGACAATAGCGCCCATCCGCCCTCGGCGAAGCACTTGTCGAGCGCTCGGTCCGCCACGACCTCTTGACCTTGTCCCAGTGACACGTTGTAGAAATTCTCTTTGTCATACGTGTAGCCTAGCTTTCGCCCCAGCTCCTCGACTGCCTTGACCGGGTCGACACCAGGGGACAAGATAAAGAAGagcggcgtcgtcgtgcTTGAGTTCTGGTACGAGACGGAGATGTCAACTGCCTGATCAGACACAAAAAAGCGGCCGATACTGGTTTCCACAAACATTTCTAACGCCGCCGTGAGTCGATCGGGTCGCAGGCAACGTAGCACCAACAGACGCTCAAAGTTAGAGAGATTCTTCCACTCGCCCGGCATCTTCTCAGTCTCCGGCTTCTCGAGCTCGCAGTACTGATACCACCGATTGTTTTCTGCCATATCGCTCGGCAGCAGGTTGAACATCGGCGTCGAaccctccacctccgcaaGCGCCTGCACTGCATCCCAGTTCGGCTGCGTGCACCACCCCATCACCGTCTCTGGCCGTAACACGCCGGTTTTCTTCTTACCTCGGAGAAGGAAATCTAACTGCTTTAGATTAATCTCGTTGTGGCGGCTCAGAATGGCAAAGGTGAGAAGACTAGAGAAGATAAGCTTGTGGCGCTCAAACAGGCCGCGCGATACGTAGGCAAATACGTTCTCTGTGATCGACTGGGTCACGTTTGCCACGCGCTTCGTCACGTCTTTCCTGTTCTCCGGCTGCGGCGCGCCCGCGAGAGCCTTGTTGAAGACCACCATGAACGCCTCCAGCGAATACTGGTACATGTGGTCGATCTTCCACAGTTGGTCAATCTGAAAGAACAGGAGAGCGCCGCGCACCGCTACGTCGGTGTAACGGAGACGGTTCTGCGCGATATCCTCCTGTGTAACGACGGCCTGGGCAAAAGAGGCGTTAATATCTTTTGCCTTCTTCTTGGTCGTCTCCAAGTTTTCCACGAGGGTGACGTTCTCTAGGATGTCGCCCGTTGCGTTCGTCAGCTCGTAAAGCAGCCCATTCTCGCATTGCTGCAGCTCGATCGTCATGGTGTTCATCTGTCGAATGAGCATAccgcgcttcttctccaaGTCTGGTCGCTCCTGGCTCACTACGACAGCCAGCAGCTGATCCGCCAGACCTGTCTCCGTAACCATGAAGTTAATGAGGGTCGTCTGTGCGTTCACTTCGGGTCCGTAGTGAGGGTTGCCGAGCTTCGTCTGCAGAATCAGCCGGAACTTTGGGTTGTACTCCACCTCGGTAGCGCCCAGCTTGATGAATTCTCGGCCGCCCTTGCGGAACGTCTGGCGGCTCAGCACACCGTCAAGAACGGGCTCCACAAACTCGCCGAGGCCCTCGATGAGGCACGGAAGACCCTCCTCGATGCACGTCTGCAGTGTGCGCTGCCAGCCCTTCTGCGTGGTCTGCACCACACGCAGGCCGTTCTTCTCCTCACGGGTGCGAATCCACTTGATGCCTTGCAGCTGAGGGTCGATCATGAGCGGCCAACGCATACAGTTGTTGAGAATGGCGCCGTTCTCGGTCGAGACACGATCAGATGGGAGACCCTCGTTGTTCCACGACGCAaccgccgcctccgaggtAAGGACATTCATCGTTACGTCAAGACCC
Coding sequences within:
- a CDS encoding putative mitogen-activated protein kinase 7, yielding MDGILSGLNITCNEAALSLIEMARSNGLLFSSSDLPATSDHTTEHSHHYHVCGSSFDVAPHFEVLSAIGHGTYGLVCAAVDLRLVPSSVYYNEAMRTIEEEGRIVTRRRRGHDAPIYFRTRVVLGETPSGSPVRVPHLYSEPFKRRVLAHGEVSPFVAIKKVAKVFDDLVDGRRILREVKLLKYLQGHPNILRLMEVGRPPVSTGAPSSATFEDIYIVTDLMDTDLAALLKSSQEIQMNQLRFIAYQLFKALVYVHSSGVIHRDLKPCNILLNGNCDMKLCDFGLSRGGVPAWLHESTLKAVAADAESSIEELEDWGRFCWSSSAARSTSCASHVAKQPPLYSLTDYVVTRYYRAPELLVMGRYNHAIDMWSAGCILAEMLLRRPLFAGANYLSQLTLILETPGLRDVPQTPEQVATLFEGGEEGKHFICDILFHNTAGRWEPRTLRNQVQSQAMFHTTLFGSSADIPVSLGILIAKLLSFDPRKRPTAVEALRDPFFSPLYDARDEIVRCTASDSGFAREEIDDIAAYKKTHPCVVVDENPVFPWEFDHRITNAQSLRSLFEEECQISRDVQRQIERQQRPLSAPTACSLVP